From a single Apostichopus japonicus isolate 1M-3 chromosome 12, ASM3797524v1, whole genome shotgun sequence genomic region:
- the LOC139977970 gene encoding gamma-adducin-like isoform X2: MMRYLDNMGYITGNVYGQPFVRHELKPKSDVAYPAASTNFIYIYDNEFEKSRYESPIKMLNRRQAEEKTKWLNTPNTYSKVEVAQNG; this comes from the exons ATGATGAGATATTTGGACAATAtg GGTTACATAACAGGCAACGTGTACGGCCAGCCGTTTGTGAGACACGAACTGAAGCCCAAGAGCGACGTCGCCTACCCAGCAGCCTCCACCAACTTCATCTACATCTACGACAACGAATTTGAGAAGAGCAGATACGAGTCACCGATCAAGATGTTGAACAGGAGGCAGGCAGAGGAGAAGACGAAATGGCTGAACACGCCAAACACATACTCCAAGGTGGAGGTAGCTCAAAA tgggtag
- the LOC139977970 gene encoding gamma-adducin-like isoform X1, with protein MMRYLDNMGYITGNVYGQPFVRHELKPKSDVAYPAASTNFIYIYDNEFEKSRYESPIKMLNRRQAEEKTKWLNTPNTYSKVEVAQKYANWGEKGEDEGYKTKIHLSSSDM; from the exons ATGATGAGATATTTGGACAATAtg GGTTACATAACAGGCAACGTGTACGGCCAGCCGTTTGTGAGACACGAACTGAAGCCCAAGAGCGACGTCGCCTACCCAGCAGCCTCCACCAACTTCATCTACATCTACGACAACGAATTTGAGAAGAGCAGATACGAGTCACCGATCAAGATGTTGAACAGGAGGCAGGCAGAGGAGAAGACGAAATGGCTGAACACGCCAAACACATACTCCAAGGTGGAGGTAGCTCAAAAGTACGCCAACTGGGGAGAGAAAGGGGAAGACGAGGGCTACAAGACGAAGATACACCTGAGTAGTAGTGACATGTAA